A genomic region of Chelmon rostratus isolate fCheRos1 chromosome 8, fCheRos1.pri, whole genome shotgun sequence contains the following coding sequences:
- the ethe1 gene encoding persulfide dioxygenase ETHE1, mitochondrial, protein MCSVISGLRPVRRALGLTLRLRTSTEGSWCAAAESRRFFPAGSAGTGPLRETSRSYCSRMALSEGVLFRQLFEAESSTYTYLLADTETKDAILIDPVLETIDRDLKLIHELGLNLKVAVNTHCHADHITSTGMMKKRLVGLKSAISKFSGASADILLSEGDKITFGKHYLTVRETPGHTDGCVSLVAGDQSMAFTGDALLIRGCGRTDFQQGCAKKLYDSVHQKIFTLPDQCLIYPAHDYLGQTVSTVSEERRFNPRLTKSLEEFVYIMNNLNLPKPKKIDISVPANLVCGVHQI, encoded by the exons ATGTGCTCGGTGATAAGCGGGCTGAGACCAGTCCGACGGGCTCTGGGTCTCACGCTTCGCCTCAGAACGAGCACCGAGGGCTCGTGGTGCGCAGCAGCCGAGAGCAGGCGCTTCTTCCCCGCTGGAAGTGCTGGCACCGGCCCGCTACGAGAAACCAGCAGATCGTACTGCTCCAGGATGGCGCTGAGCGAAGGAGTGCTCTTCAGACAG CTGTTTGAGGCGGAGAGCAGCACCTACACCTACCTGCTCGCAGACACAGAGACCAAAGACGCGATCCTCATCGATCCTGTATTGGAGACCATTGACAGGGACCTGAAGCTCATACATGAACTGGGACTCAATCTAAAAGTTGCAG TAAACACCCACTGCCATGCGGACCACATCACAAGCACTGGAATGATGAAGAAAAGATTGGTTGGGCTGAAGAGTGCAATCTCCAAATTCAGCGGTGCCTCTGCAGATATCCTCCTGTCAGAGGGAGACAAGATCACCTTTGGAAAGCAT TAtctgacagtgagagagacaccAGGACACACTGATGGGTGTGTCTCGCTGGTGGCAGGGGATCAGAGCATGGCTTTTACTGGGGACGCTCTGCTCATCAGAGGCTGTGGCAGGACAGACTTCCAGCAGG GCTGCGCTAAGAAGCTCTATGATTCAGTCCATCAGAAGATCTTTACTCTGCCTGACCAGTGCCTCATCTACCCAGCACATGACTACTTAG gTCAGACGGTGTCTACTGTCAGTGAGGAACGCAGGTTTAATCCGCGTTTGACCAAGAGCCTGGAGGAGTTTGTGTACATCATGAACAACCTGAATCTCCCCAAGCCGAAGAAAATAG ATATTTCAGTGCCTGCGAATCTGGTTTGTGGAGTGCACCAGATCTGA